From Streptomyces sp. NBC_00683, one genomic window encodes:
- a CDS encoding PQQ-binding-like beta-propeller repeat protein: MVERGGYAVSRRHILRLAGTGLGLAVIGAGAVGCGPEGEAAEPGGSPTPGGGKNGDRFTTPPPGTAPEPLWQQNAANSNLAGDGALAVAGDVVLVSGDPLVGRDAVTGKQKWSRAGVTTPGAKLVLGGGTLYLASGEYDGDVVGLDPATGKETWRSRLGKKYEQPRPIAADDRHVYVLAGILEKDFTSPDNVIAAIDTASGKVAWRERRDTGTEEYGITAATVGNRLVYTDYRENVTVRDTATGRQVWTKKISRSSHRRFAVHGELVIVADGQRLRAFALADGKERWSLTTSEFSTFSDPHVLDGVLYASDTARSLWAVDPATGKQIWHNEDLRDTATQAWQFAKVNNTLYGATEFDKDGGVHSFDATTGKLRWTYNDRTGDIQQWYVVAAGKRLAVMHGKKLYALPAV; the protein is encoded by the coding sequence GTGGTCGAACGTGGCGGGTACGCGGTTTCGCGCAGGCACATACTCAGGCTGGCGGGGACAGGCCTTGGCCTGGCCGTGATCGGCGCCGGGGCGGTGGGATGCGGTCCCGAGGGGGAGGCGGCCGAGCCGGGAGGCAGCCCGACGCCGGGCGGGGGCAAGAACGGTGACCGCTTCACGACCCCGCCACCGGGCACCGCCCCCGAGCCGCTGTGGCAGCAGAACGCGGCGAACAGCAACCTCGCCGGCGACGGCGCGCTCGCGGTGGCCGGGGACGTGGTCCTGGTGTCGGGCGACCCGCTGGTCGGACGCGACGCGGTCACCGGAAAGCAGAAGTGGTCCCGCGCCGGCGTCACCACACCCGGCGCGAAACTCGTCCTCGGCGGCGGGACGCTGTACCTCGCGAGCGGCGAGTACGACGGTGACGTCGTGGGCCTGGATCCCGCCACCGGCAAGGAGACCTGGCGGAGCCGGCTGGGCAAGAAGTACGAACAGCCGCGCCCGATCGCGGCGGACGACCGCCATGTGTACGTCCTCGCCGGCATCCTGGAGAAGGACTTCACCTCGCCCGACAACGTGATCGCCGCGATCGACACCGCCTCCGGCAAGGTCGCCTGGCGTGAGCGGCGCGACACGGGCACCGAGGAGTACGGCATCACCGCCGCGACCGTGGGCAACCGCCTCGTCTACACGGACTACCGGGAGAACGTGACCGTCCGCGACACGGCGACGGGCCGACAGGTGTGGACCAAGAAGATCAGCCGGTCCAGCCACCGTCGCTTCGCCGTGCACGGGGAGCTGGTGATCGTGGCGGACGGACAGCGTCTGCGGGCGTTCGCACTGGCCGACGGCAAGGAGCGCTGGTCCCTCACGACGAGCGAGTTCAGCACCTTCAGCGACCCGCACGTCCTGGACGGGGTGCTCTACGCCTCCGACACCGCCCGCAGCTTGTGGGCGGTGGATCCCGCGACGGGCAAGCAGATCTGGCACAACGAGGATCTGCGGGACACGGCCACGCAGGCATGGCAGTTCGCCAAGGTGAACAACACCCTTTACGGCGCGACCGAGTTCGACAAGGACGGGGGCGTGCACTCCTTCGACGCGACGACCGGGAAGCTGCGCTGGACCTACAACGACAGAACCGGCGACATCCAGCAGTGGTACGTGGTGGCGGCGGGCAAGCGGCTGGCCGTGATGCACGGCAAGAAGCTCTACGCGCTCCCCGCCGTGTGA
- a CDS encoding NADPH-dependent F420 reductase encodes MRIGIIGTGNMAEALGTQWGRAGHDVLFGGRSPDRARSLAGRTGQSAGTVTEAAAFGDAILLAVPYDAVAGVLGGLGAADGALRDRLLIDCTNAVGPGFRLTTDGGPGAARTIADSTGARVVKAFNHLPDSVWRLTPPVFADGPVTVPLCGDDEQALEAVRVLVRALGCVPLTVGGLDRAGYLETTTAFLIGLWHSGHDPRTLLPPFHAATA; translated from the coding sequence ATGCGCATCGGCATCATCGGTACGGGAAACATGGCGGAAGCCCTCGGCACCCAGTGGGGGAGGGCCGGGCACGACGTCCTCTTCGGCGGCCGGTCACCCGACCGCGCCCGTTCCCTCGCCGGCCGCACCGGCCAGAGCGCGGGCACGGTCACCGAGGCGGCGGCCTTCGGCGACGCGATCCTGCTCGCCGTGCCGTACGACGCCGTTGCCGGTGTCCTCGGCGGCCTCGGCGCCGCGGACGGTGCCCTGCGGGACCGGCTGCTGATCGACTGCACCAACGCCGTCGGACCCGGATTCAGGCTCACCACGGACGGGGGCCCGGGCGCCGCCCGTACGATCGCCGACTCCACCGGGGCGCGGGTCGTCAAGGCGTTCAACCACCTCCCGGACTCCGTGTGGCGGCTCACCCCGCCCGTTTTCGCCGACGGGCCGGTCACCGTCCCGCTGTGCGGGGACGACGAGCAGGCCCTGGAGGCGGTACGGGTCCTGGTGCGGGCCCTGGGATGCGTACCGCTGACCGTGGGCGGGCTCGACCGGGCCGGGTATCTGGAGACGACGACGGCCTTTCTCATCGGGCTCTGGCACTCCGGTCACGACCCGCGCACCCTGCTCCCGCCCTTCCACGCCGCCACAGCCTGA
- a CDS encoding phosphotransferase family protein translates to MSPVHPPGLDLDLLRGFLDRERPGLVNGPLEGRLIEGGRSNLTYIVTDGTGQWVVRRPPLGHVLATAHDMKREHRVISALHPTAVPVPEPVLLCEDESVIGASFYVMEYVEGTPYRTAEQLAPLGPERTRAAVLGLVDTLVDLHAVDPEAVGLGDFGRPEGFLDRQLRRWGKQLDASRNRELAGIDELHAALGRALPASPAPTVVHGDYRLDNVLIGEDDRIKAVLDWEMSTLGDPLTDLGLLVMYSSDLDLPASPVSTTSGAAGHPTPAELIERYAARSGRDTSGISWYTAFAWFKLAVILEGIHYRYTLGQTVGPGFDRIGDLVPVFIAHGLTTLQEG, encoded by the coding sequence ATGAGCCCAGTCCATCCGCCAGGTCTCGACCTCGACCTGCTGCGTGGGTTCCTCGACCGCGAGCGGCCCGGGCTGGTGAACGGACCGCTCGAAGGCCGGCTGATCGAGGGCGGACGCTCCAACCTGACCTACATCGTCACCGACGGCACGGGGCAGTGGGTCGTCCGCAGACCGCCGCTGGGCCACGTGCTGGCCACCGCGCACGACATGAAGCGCGAGCACCGGGTGATCAGCGCCCTGCATCCGACCGCCGTACCGGTGCCCGAGCCGGTGCTGCTGTGCGAGGACGAGTCGGTCATCGGCGCGTCGTTCTACGTCATGGAGTACGTCGAGGGAACCCCGTACCGCACCGCCGAGCAGCTCGCCCCCCTCGGCCCCGAGCGCACCCGGGCCGCCGTCCTCGGACTCGTCGACACCCTCGTCGATCTGCACGCCGTGGACCCGGAGGCCGTCGGCCTCGGCGACTTCGGGCGCCCCGAGGGCTTCCTGGACCGCCAGCTGCGGCGCTGGGGCAAGCAGTTGGACGCATCCCGCAACCGTGAGCTGGCCGGCATCGACGAGCTGCACGCCGCGCTCGGCCGGGCGCTGCCCGCCTCCCCCGCACCCACCGTCGTGCACGGCGACTACCGCCTGGACAACGTGCTGATCGGGGAGGACGACCGGATCAAGGCCGTCCTGGACTGGGAGATGTCCACGCTCGGCGACCCGCTGACCGACCTCGGCCTGCTCGTGATGTACAGCTCCGACCTCGACCTGCCCGCCTCCCCGGTGTCCACCACCAGCGGCGCGGCCGGTCACCCCACTCCCGCCGAGCTGATCGAGCGCTACGCCGCCCGCTCCGGCCGGGACACCTCCGGCATCTCCTGGTACACGGCATTCGCCTGGTTCAAGCTCGCCGTGATCCTCGAGGGCATCCACTACCGGTACACCCTCGGCCAGACCGTCGGCCCCGGCTTCGACCGCATCGGCGACCTCGTCCCCGTCTTCATCGCGCACGGCCTCACCACCCTCCAGGAAGGCTGA
- a CDS encoding FAD-binding dehydrogenase — MAYDADVIVIGAGLAGLVATAELVDAGRTVILLDQEPEQSIGGQAHWSFGGLFLVDSPEQRRLRIKDSHELALQDWYGTAGFDRKEDHWPRKWAEAYVDFAAGEKRSWLHDQGLRLFPVVGWAERGGYDANGHGNSVPRFHITWGTGPGVVAPFERRVREGVAKGLVQLRFRHRVTGLGRSAGAIDTVTGELLDASGAERGTASSREVTGAFELKAQAVIVTSGGIGGNHDLVRAQWPERLGTPPEKLLSGVPAHVDGLMLGITEEAGAHHINRDRMWHYTEGIENWNPIWAKHGIRILPGPSSLWLDARGKRLPVPLFPGFDTLGTLEHIMKSGYGYTWFVLDQKIIGKEFALSGSEQNPDLTGKSVRDVIGRARAEVPAPVRAFMDKGVDFVVEKDLGALVRGMNALTDEPLIDEDDLRREITARDREVANPFTKDLQITAINGARAYLGDRLIRTAKPHRILDPEAGPLIAVRLNILTRKSLGGLETDLSSRVLTADGTPLPGVYAAGEAAGFGGGGVHGYRSLEGTFLGGCIFSGRAAGRAAAEATG; from the coding sequence ATGGCGTACGACGCTGATGTGATCGTGATCGGGGCCGGACTCGCGGGTCTGGTGGCCACCGCCGAGCTCGTCGACGCGGGCCGGACGGTGATCCTGCTGGACCAGGAGCCCGAACAGTCCATAGGCGGCCAGGCGCACTGGTCCTTCGGCGGCCTCTTCCTCGTCGACTCGCCCGAGCAGCGCCGGCTGCGGATCAAGGACAGCCACGAGCTGGCTCTCCAGGACTGGTACGGCACGGCGGGCTTCGACCGCAAGGAGGACCACTGGCCGCGCAAGTGGGCCGAGGCGTACGTCGACTTCGCGGCCGGTGAGAAGCGGTCCTGGCTCCACGACCAGGGGCTGCGGCTCTTCCCCGTCGTCGGCTGGGCCGAACGGGGCGGTTACGACGCGAACGGCCACGGCAACTCCGTCCCCCGCTTCCACATCACCTGGGGCACCGGACCCGGTGTCGTCGCCCCCTTCGAACGGCGTGTGCGCGAAGGCGTCGCGAAGGGCCTCGTCCAGCTGCGGTTCCGTCACCGGGTCACCGGCCTCGGCCGCTCGGCCGGGGCGATCGACACCGTCACCGGCGAGCTCCTCGACGCGAGCGGCGCCGAGCGGGGCACGGCCAGCAGCCGCGAGGTCACCGGCGCCTTCGAGCTGAAGGCGCAGGCCGTGATCGTCACCTCGGGCGGCATCGGCGGCAACCACGATCTCGTACGCGCCCAGTGGCCCGAGCGGCTCGGCACCCCGCCCGAGAAGCTGCTCTCCGGGGTGCCCGCCCACGTAGACGGGCTGATGCTGGGCATCACCGAGGAGGCCGGCGCCCATCACATCAACCGCGACCGGATGTGGCACTACACCGAGGGCATCGAGAACTGGAACCCGATCTGGGCCAAGCACGGCATCCGGATCCTGCCCGGCCCGTCCTCGCTCTGGCTGGACGCGCGCGGGAAGCGGCTGCCGGTCCCGCTCTTTCCCGGCTTCGACACGCTGGGCACCCTCGAACACATCATGAAGTCCGGGTACGGCTACACCTGGTTCGTCCTCGACCAGAAGATCATCGGGAAGGAGTTCGCGCTCTCCGGCTCCGAGCAGAACCCCGACCTGACCGGAAAGTCGGTCCGCGACGTGATCGGCAGAGCGCGCGCCGAGGTCCCCGCGCCGGTCAGGGCGTTCATGGACAAGGGCGTGGACTTCGTCGTCGAGAAGGACCTCGGCGCGCTGGTCCGCGGGATGAACGCACTGACCGACGAGCCGCTGATCGACGAGGACGACCTGCGCCGCGAGATCACCGCCCGGGACCGGGAGGTCGCCAATCCCTTCACCAAGGACCTCCAGATCACGGCGATCAACGGCGCCCGCGCCTACCTGGGCGACCGGCTGATCCGTACGGCCAAGCCGCACCGCATCCTCGACCCCGAGGCGGGGCCGCTGATCGCCGTCCGGCTCAACATCCTCACCCGCAAGTCCCTGGGAGGCCTGGAGACGGATCTGTCCTCCCGGGTCCTGACGGCGGACGGCACCCCGCTTCCCGGTGTGTACGCGGCGGGCGAGGCGGCCGGCTTCGGCGGCGGCGGGGTCCACGGCTACCGCTCCCTGGAGGGCACCTTCCTCGGCGGCTGCATCTTCTCGGGCCGCGCGGCGGGCCGGGCGGCGGCCGAGGCGACCGGCTGA
- a CDS encoding YidH family protein, producing the protein MRGLRLWFAPQQIRAEGDTPDYRFSLANERTFLAWLRTALALIGGGFAVDQFLPGLSWGLRAGLALGLLVAGVLCALRAVNHWVRCERAMRRGEDLPVSRFPALLSMVVAVVALAMVVVVLFGWEGR; encoded by the coding sequence ATGCGGGGCCTGCGGCTGTGGTTCGCGCCGCAGCAGATCCGTGCGGAGGGCGACACCCCGGACTACCGCTTCTCGCTCGCCAACGAGCGCACGTTCCTTGCGTGGCTCCGGACCGCCCTTGCGCTGATCGGCGGTGGTTTCGCCGTCGACCAGTTCCTGCCCGGTCTGAGCTGGGGCCTCCGGGCGGGCCTGGCCCTCGGGCTGCTCGTGGCCGGTGTCCTGTGTGCCCTGCGCGCGGTGAATCACTGGGTGCGGTGCGAGCGGGCGATGCGGCGCGGTGAGGATCTGCCGGTGTCCCGCTTCCCGGCGCTGCTGAGCATGGTCGTCGCCGTGGTCGCCCTGGCGATGGTGGTGGTGGTCCTGTTCGGCTGGGAGGGCCGGTGA
- a CDS encoding acyl-CoA dehydrogenase family protein yields MDFAFDARTEELRTKLLAFMDEHVYPAEAVAEEQRARLASPWDTPQIVEDLKAEARRQGLWNLFLPDAEYGAGLTNLQYAPLAEITGRSPHLAPTALNCAAPDTGNMEVLFQFATDEQKKQWLEPLLAGEIRSAFAMTEPEVASSDATNIETRIVREGDEYVINGRKWYISGAMNPDCAVFIVMGKTDPDGEDIRRQQSMILVPRDTPGLEVRRAMQVYGYEDHSHGGHAEVVFTDVRVPAANLIGEEGGGFAIAQARLGPGRIHHCMRLIGMAERAIELMCRRAVSRTAFGKPLAQQGVVQNWIADARVTVEQLRLLVLKTAWLMDTVGNRGAHTEIQSIKIATPRAVVGILDQAVQLYGAGGVSQDFPLAELWSSARTLRLADGPDEVHQRSLARREIKKYL; encoded by the coding sequence ATGGACTTCGCATTCGACGCCCGTACCGAAGAGCTGCGCACGAAGCTGCTGGCCTTCATGGACGAGCACGTGTACCCGGCCGAGGCGGTCGCGGAGGAGCAGCGCGCCCGGCTCGCCTCGCCGTGGGACACCCCGCAGATCGTGGAGGACCTCAAGGCGGAGGCGCGCAGGCAGGGCCTGTGGAACCTCTTCCTCCCCGACGCGGAGTACGGTGCCGGACTGACGAACCTCCAGTACGCCCCGCTCGCCGAGATCACCGGCCGCAGCCCGCATCTGGCTCCGACCGCGCTGAACTGCGCGGCCCCGGACACCGGGAACATGGAGGTGCTCTTCCAGTTCGCCACGGACGAGCAGAAGAAGCAGTGGCTGGAGCCGCTGCTCGCCGGCGAGATCCGCTCGGCGTTCGCGATGACGGAGCCCGAGGTGGCCTCGTCGGACGCGACGAACATCGAGACGCGGATCGTGCGGGAAGGCGACGAATACGTCATCAACGGGCGCAAGTGGTACATCTCCGGGGCGATGAACCCGGACTGCGCCGTCTTCATCGTGATGGGCAAGACCGACCCGGACGGCGAGGACATCCGCCGCCAGCAGTCCATGATCCTCGTCCCGCGCGACACCCCCGGCCTGGAGGTGCGCCGTGCGATGCAGGTGTACGGCTACGAGGACCACTCCCACGGCGGCCACGCCGAGGTCGTGTTCACCGATGTGCGGGTGCCCGCCGCGAATCTGATCGGCGAGGAGGGCGGCGGCTTCGCCATCGCCCAGGCACGGCTGGGCCCGGGCCGTATCCACCACTGCATGCGACTGATCGGGATGGCCGAGCGCGCGATCGAGCTGATGTGCAGGCGGGCCGTGTCCCGTACGGCCTTCGGCAAGCCGCTCGCCCAGCAGGGCGTCGTGCAGAACTGGATCGCTGACGCCCGGGTGACCGTGGAGCAGCTGCGGCTGCTCGTCCTGAAGACGGCCTGGCTGATGGACACCGTGGGCAACCGCGGGGCGCACACCGAGATCCAGTCGATCAAGATCGCCACGCCGCGCGCGGTCGTCGGCATTCTCGACCAGGCGGTGCAGCTGTACGGCGCCGGCGGTGTGAGCCAGGACTTCCCGCTGGCCGAACTGTGGTCCTCGGCACGGACCCTGCGGCTGGCGGACGGGCCGGACGAGGTGCACCAGCGGTCGCTCGCCCGTCGCGAGATCAAGAAGTACCTCTGA
- a CDS encoding winged helix-turn-helix transcriptional regulator, translating into MDRLLADCRARLGFDLLANTWNPVVLYALATGPRRPGELRAEIGGISAKVLTETLRRLEGYGLVERCAYAEAPPRVEYALTALGRTLLEPIEALGRWSARYGDAFVAAQGWED; encoded by the coding sequence GTGGACCGGCTGCTCGCGGACTGCCGGGCCAGGCTCGGCTTCGACCTGCTGGCGAACACCTGGAATCCCGTGGTCCTGTACGCGCTGGCCACGGGCCCGCGCCGGCCCGGTGAACTGCGGGCGGAGATCGGTGGCATCAGCGCCAAGGTGCTGACCGAGACGCTGCGCCGGCTGGAGGGGTACGGGCTGGTGGAGCGGTGCGCGTACGCCGAGGCACCGCCGCGCGTGGAGTACGCGCTGACAGCGCTCGGCCGGACACTGCTCGAACCGATCGAGGCCCTGGGCCGCTGGTCGGCCCGGTACGGGGACGCGTTCGTCGCTGCGCAGGGCTGGGAGGACTAG
- a CDS encoding glucarate dehydratase family protein, whose product MDTALLIDDVRLTPILIADPPLLNTQGVHQPYTPRLIVEVVTRGGVTGIGETYGDGTYLELAEPLARALPGRPVSDLNGLFALADEVCGDSRAADGRVDAGGLRGVQTADKLRLSVVSGFEVACLDALGKTLGLPVHALLGGKVRDRVEYSAYLFYRWAAHPAGGEPDDWGAALDPAGVVAQAQRFSREHGFTSFKLKGGVFEPDQEIAAVRALAEAFPGQPLRLDPNGAWSVETSLYVADQLKGVLEYLEDPASGTAAMAEVSAGTDLPLATNMCVTTLAEVPEAFARDAVQVILSDHHYWGGLHRTRELAGICRTFGVGLSMHSNTHLGISLAAMTHVAATVPNLDYACDSHYPWQTEDVITTRHTFEDGHLAVSDAPGLGVELDRDRLAALHRRWLDDDGTMRARDDAAAMRKADPEWVTPPIPRW is encoded by the coding sequence ATGGATACAGCATTGTTGATCGACGACGTCCGGCTGACCCCGATCCTCATCGCCGATCCGCCGCTGCTGAACACCCAGGGCGTCCACCAGCCGTACACCCCGCGGCTCATCGTGGAGGTCGTCACACGCGGCGGTGTCACGGGAATCGGGGAGACCTACGGCGACGGCACCTACCTCGAACTGGCCGAGCCGCTTGCCCGCGCCCTCCCCGGCCGCCCGGTCAGCGACCTGAACGGCCTCTTCGCCCTGGCCGACGAGGTGTGCGGCGACTCACGCGCCGCCGACGGGCGGGTCGACGCGGGTGGGCTGCGCGGCGTGCAGACCGCCGACAAGCTGCGGCTCTCCGTCGTCTCCGGGTTCGAGGTCGCCTGCCTGGACGCGCTCGGCAAGACCCTCGGCCTGCCCGTGCACGCCCTGCTCGGCGGCAAGGTCCGCGACCGCGTCGAGTACAGCGCGTACCTCTTCTACCGCTGGGCCGCCCACCCCGCGGGCGGCGAACCCGACGACTGGGGCGCGGCCCTCGACCCCGCCGGAGTCGTCGCCCAGGCGCAGCGCTTCTCCCGCGAGCACGGGTTCACCTCCTTCAAGCTCAAGGGCGGAGTCTTCGAGCCCGACCAGGAGATCGCCGCCGTCCGCGCGCTCGCCGAGGCCTTCCCGGGGCAGCCGCTGAGGCTGGACCCCAACGGTGCCTGGTCCGTGGAGACCTCGCTGTACGTCGCCGATCAGCTCAAGGGCGTACTGGAATATCTGGAGGACCCGGCGAGCGGTACAGCGGCGATGGCGGAGGTCTCCGCCGGGACGGACCTCCCGCTCGCCACGAACATGTGCGTCACCACCCTCGCGGAAGTCCCCGAGGCCTTCGCCCGCGACGCGGTCCAGGTGATCCTCTCCGACCACCACTACTGGGGCGGGCTGCACCGCACCCGTGAACTGGCCGGGATCTGCCGCACCTTCGGCGTCGGACTCTCCATGCACTCCAACACCCACCTCGGCATCAGCCTGGCCGCGATGACCCACGTAGCCGCCACCGTGCCCAACCTCGACTACGCCTGCGACAGCCACTACCCCTGGCAGACCGAGGACGTCATCACCACCCGCCACACCTTCGAGGACGGACACCTCGCCGTCTCCGACGCCCCCGGACTCGGCGTCGAACTGGACCGCGACCGGCTGGCCGCGCTCCACCGGCGCTGGCTCGACGACGACGGCACGATGCGCGCACGCGACGACGCGGCGGCGATGCGCAAGGCCGACCCCGAGTGGGTGACTCCTCCGATCCCGCGCTGGTGA
- a CDS encoding DMT family transporter: MSVLVLLLSVGAACCLGFGFVLQQDAARRAPLSDFLSPRLLLDLMRVPSWLAGIGLMVCGMVLGALALGQGEVSLVEPLLATNLVFAMALSRHRTGQSLGKQGWGGLCLLAGGVTAFLLAGQPEGGEATADPLRQWLVIGTVAGLAVVLTVSARHPRTPGTPVLLGLAAGLLYGLQDALTRLCGERLDEGGWATLMTGWHPYAVVVIGVTGLLLVQSAFEAGPLRMSLPALTAAQPLAGIVCGIGFLGDRVRTDAGALAWQAAGLAAIVAGIVLLGLHPAMPEGKSRHGSTAADRLMLDEQHDSG, from the coding sequence GTGTCGGTGCTTGTTCTCCTGCTCTCCGTGGGCGCCGCGTGCTGTCTGGGCTTCGGGTTCGTCCTCCAGCAGGACGCCGCCAGACGTGCGCCCTTGAGCGACTTCCTGTCACCCCGGCTGCTGCTCGACCTGATGCGGGTGCCGAGCTGGCTCGCCGGGATCGGCCTGATGGTCTGCGGCATGGTCCTCGGGGCGCTCGCGCTCGGCCAGGGCGAGGTGTCGCTCGTCGAGCCGCTGCTGGCGACCAATCTGGTCTTCGCGATGGCACTGTCGCGCCACCGCACCGGGCAGTCACTCGGCAAGCAGGGCTGGGGCGGGCTCTGTCTGCTGGCGGGCGGCGTCACCGCGTTCCTGCTGGCCGGCCAGCCGGAAGGCGGTGAGGCGACCGCGGATCCGCTGCGGCAGTGGCTGGTGATCGGCACGGTCGCGGGGCTCGCCGTGGTCCTGACCGTCTCTGCCAGGCACCCGCGGACCCCCGGAACGCCCGTGCTGCTCGGGCTGGCGGCCGGGCTGCTGTACGGACTGCAGGACGCCCTGACCAGGCTCTGCGGGGAGCGGCTGGACGAGGGCGGCTGGGCGACGCTGATGACGGGCTGGCATCCGTACGCGGTCGTCGTGATCGGGGTGACCGGCCTGCTCCTGGTCCAGAGCGCGTTCGAGGCGGGGCCGCTGCGGATGTCGCTCCCCGCGCTGACGGCCGCGCAGCCGCTGGCCGGGATCGTGTGCGGAATCGGGTTCCTGGGCGACCGGGTGCGCACCGACGCGGGTGCCCTGGCCTGGCAGGCTGCCGGACTCGCGGCGATCGTGGCGGGGATCGTGCTGCTCGGGCTCCATCCGGCGATGCCGGAGGGGAAGAGCAGGCACGGGTCCACTGCTGCCGACCGACTGATGTTGGATGAGCAGCATGACTCCGGATGA
- a CDS encoding NADP-dependent oxidoreductase — protein MKAISYSSYGPADVLEYGDRPDPKVGPDSVLVKVRAAAVNPVDWKARQGYLQSALEAVFPVIPGWDVSGVVVQPGAAVDEFSVGDEVIGYVREDFLSRGTLAEYVAAPVRTLARKPLNLSFEEAAGLPLCGLTAYQVLHRTLKVQDGETVLVHAAAGGVGSFAVQLARHAGCRVIGTAGPHNHEYVRQLGAEPVEYGEGLADRLRALAPEGIDAAFDTVGGEALRVSAETLAPDGRLASIADAEVFSYGGRYAFVRPDAQDLAQIAELAEQGIITVHVDQVFTLEQAADAYRLNEQGRTRGKIVVTVDWES, from the coding sequence ATGAAGGCGATCAGCTACAGCAGCTACGGTCCGGCCGATGTACTGGAGTACGGCGACCGGCCCGACCCCAAGGTCGGCCCGGACTCGGTCCTGGTGAAGGTGCGGGCCGCGGCCGTCAACCCGGTCGACTGGAAGGCGCGCCAGGGCTACCTCCAGTCGGCGCTGGAAGCCGTCTTCCCGGTCATTCCCGGCTGGGACGTCTCCGGAGTCGTCGTCCAACCCGGTGCCGCCGTCGACGAGTTCTCCGTGGGCGACGAGGTCATCGGCTACGTGCGCGAGGACTTCCTCTCGCGCGGGACCCTCGCCGAATACGTCGCCGCCCCCGTGCGCACCCTCGCCCGCAAGCCCCTGAACCTGAGCTTCGAGGAGGCCGCCGGCCTCCCGCTGTGCGGACTCACCGCCTACCAGGTGCTCCACCGCACCCTGAAGGTCCAGGACGGCGAGACGGTCCTCGTCCACGCCGCCGCCGGAGGGGTCGGCTCGTTCGCCGTCCAGCTCGCCCGGCACGCGGGCTGCCGGGTCATCGGCACGGCAGGCCCCCACAACCACGAGTACGTGCGGCAGCTGGGCGCCGAACCCGTGGAGTACGGCGAGGGGCTCGCCGACCGGCTGCGGGCCCTGGCCCCCGAGGGCATCGACGCCGCGTTCGACACCGTCGGCGGGGAAGCCCTGCGGGTCTCCGCGGAGACGCTCGCCCCCGACGGCAGGCTCGCCTCCATCGCGGACGCGGAGGTCTTCTCCTACGGCGGCCGCTACGCCTTCGTGCGCCCCGACGCCCAGGACCTCGCACAGATCGCGGAACTGGCCGAGCAGGGCATCATCACCGTCCACGTCGACCAGGTCTTCACCCTGGAGCAGGCCGCGGACGCCTACCGGCTCAACGAGCAGGGGCGCACCCGCGGCAAGATCGTCGTCACCGTGGACTGGGAGAGCTGA
- a CDS encoding NUDIX hydrolase, with amino-acid sequence MTPDDEILDIVDENDEVVGQAPRGEATARRLRHRCVFIEARDAGGRLFVHRRTATKLVFPSHYDMFVGGVVGAGESYDEAALREAGEELGVPDLPRPEPLFKFLYTSAEHSWWSYVYRVRCELPVNPQVEEVAWHTFLTDEELERRLGDWLWVPDGLETYHRLRAFRAGATGFTA; translated from the coding sequence ATGACTCCGGATGACGAGATCCTGGACATCGTCGATGAGAACGACGAGGTCGTCGGGCAGGCGCCGCGTGGCGAGGCGACCGCGCGGCGCCTGCGCCACCGCTGTGTCTTCATCGAGGCCAGAGACGCCGGGGGACGGCTCTTCGTGCACCGCAGGACGGCGACGAAGCTGGTCTTCCCCTCGCACTACGACATGTTCGTCGGCGGGGTCGTGGGCGCGGGCGAGTCGTACGACGAGGCGGCGCTGCGGGAGGCCGGGGAGGAGCTGGGGGTGCCGGACCTGCCCCGCCCCGAGCCCCTGTTCAAGTTCCTCTACACGAGCGCCGAGCACAGCTGGTGGTCGTACGTGTACCGGGTGCGGTGCGAGCTGCCGGTGAATCCGCAGGTGGAGGAGGTCGCCTGGCACACGTTTCTCACCGATGAGGAACTGGAGCGGCGGCTCGGCGACTGGCTGTGGGTGCCGGACGGGCTGGAGACCTACCACCGCCTGCGGGCGTTCAGGGCCGGGGCAACGGGGTTCACCGCGTGA
- a CDS encoding DUF202 domain-containing protein gives MTTAGRDPGLQPERTRLAWRRTTLSCTVVALLAVRQALHGGADAAGVIAVALSLLAWLGFLRVAHRRVAGLGSTAPPALSQRNALTAAACTVAIAAFAAAMLF, from the coding sequence GTGACCACGGCAGGGCGCGATCCGGGTCTGCAGCCGGAGCGGACGAGGCTGGCCTGGCGGCGTACAACGTTGTCCTGCACGGTGGTGGCCCTGCTCGCGGTCAGGCAGGCCCTGCACGGCGGGGCGGACGCGGCCGGGGTGATCGCCGTGGCGCTGAGCCTGCTCGCCTGGCTGGGGTTCCTGCGGGTGGCGCACCGCCGGGTGGCGGGCCTGGGATCCACCGCGCCGCCGGCGCTGTCGCAGCGCAACGCGTTGACGGCAGCGGCGTGCACGGTCGCGATCGCGGCGTTCGCCGCCGCCATGCTCTTCTGA